In Acinonyx jubatus isolate Ajub_Pintada_27869175 chromosome B3, VMU_Ajub_asm_v1.0, whole genome shotgun sequence, a genomic segment contains:
- the MOK gene encoding MAPK/MAK/MRK overlapping kinase isoform X5: MDLWSAGCVLYEIASLQPLFPGANELDQISKIHDVIGTPAEKTLSKFKQSRAMSFDFPFKKGSGIPLLTANLSPKCLSLLHAMVAYDPDERITAHQALQHPYFQDQRAVEKQALASHRKSVFSECPVAPELLLNGWQTSKEGSKQKPSLKPEEDPPTRQGPACLMQLPKLKLSGVTELASYPSPALPSVFGPGANSKVPVPRPLKFVGTNQKADPQKDVKPNLKQCRLPSIGRRGGRY, encoded by the exons ATGGATCTGTGGAGTGCAGGCTGTGTGCTCTACGAGATCGCCAG ccttcagCCCCTCTTCCCCGGAGCCAACGAGCTGGACCAGATCTCAAAAATCCACGACGTCATCGGCACACCTGCGGAGAAGACTCTCTCCAAGTTCAAACA GTCGAGAGCTATgagttttgattttccttttaaaaagggaTCAGGAATACCTCTACTGACAGCCAATTTGTCCCCGAAATGCCTCTCCCTCCTGCACGCAATGGTGGCCTACGACCCCGACGAGAGAATCACTGCCCATCAGGCCCTGCAGCACCCCTACTTCCAGGACCAGAG gGCAGTGGAGAAGCAGGCTCTGGCCAGCCACAGGAAGTCCGTCTTCTCAGAGTGCCCCGTGGCTCCAGAACTACTCCTTAACGGCTGGCAGACTTCAAAGGAGGGCAGCAAACAG AAACCGTCCCTAAAGCCAGAGGAGGACCCTCCCACGAGACAGGGACCCGCCTGCCTGATGCAACTGCCCAAACTGAAGCTTTCGGGAGTGACCGAACTGGCCTCGTACCCCAGCCCCGCGCTGCCCTCCGTGTTCGGACCCGGAGCGAACAGCAAAGTCCCGGTGCCGAGGCCCCTGAAGTTTGTCGGCACAAACCAGAAG GCAGACCCGCAGAAGGACGTGAAGCCTAACCTGAAACAGTGTCGTCTGCCCTCGATAGGGAGGAGAGGCGGCCGCTACTGA
- the MOK gene encoding MAPK/MAK/MRK overlapping kinase isoform X4 → MYQLCKSLDHMHRNGIFHRDVKPENILIKQDVLKLGDFGSCRSVCSKQPYTEYISTRWYRAPECLLTDGFYTYKMDLWSAGCVLYEIASLQPLFPGANELDQISKIHDVIGTPAEKTLSKFKQSRAMSFDFPFKKGSGIPLLTANLSPKCLSLLHAMVAYDPDERITAHQALQHPYFQDQRAVEKQALASHRKSVFSECPVAPELLLNGWQTSKEGSKQKPSLKPEEDPPTRQGPACLMQLPKLKLSGVTELASYPSPALPSVFGPGANSKVPVPRPLKFVGTNQKADPQKDVKPNLKQCRLPSIGRRGGRY, encoded by the exons CAGGACGTCCTGAAATTAGGGGACTTTGGGTCCTGCCGGAGCGTCTGCTCCAAGCAGCCGTATACCGAGTACATCTCCACGCGCTGGTACCGCGCCCCCGAGTGCCTCCTCACCGACGGCTTCTACACCTACAAGATGGATCTGTGGAGTGCAGGCTGTGTGCTCTACGAGATCGCCAG ccttcagCCCCTCTTCCCCGGAGCCAACGAGCTGGACCAGATCTCAAAAATCCACGACGTCATCGGCACACCTGCGGAGAAGACTCTCTCCAAGTTCAAACA GTCGAGAGCTATgagttttgattttccttttaaaaagggaTCAGGAATACCTCTACTGACAGCCAATTTGTCCCCGAAATGCCTCTCCCTCCTGCACGCAATGGTGGCCTACGACCCCGACGAGAGAATCACTGCCCATCAGGCCCTGCAGCACCCCTACTTCCAGGACCAGAG gGCAGTGGAGAAGCAGGCTCTGGCCAGCCACAGGAAGTCCGTCTTCTCAGAGTGCCCCGTGGCTCCAGAACTACTCCTTAACGGCTGGCAGACTTCAAAGGAGGGCAGCAAACAG AAACCGTCCCTAAAGCCAGAGGAGGACCCTCCCACGAGACAGGGACCCGCCTGCCTGATGCAACTGCCCAAACTGAAGCTTTCGGGAGTGACCGAACTGGCCTCGTACCCCAGCCCCGCGCTGCCCTCCGTGTTCGGACCCGGAGCGAACAGCAAAGTCCCGGTGCCGAGGCCCCTGAAGTTTGTCGGCACAAACCAGAAG GCAGACCCGCAGAAGGACGTGAAGCCTAACCTGAAACAGTGTCGTCTGCCCTCGATAGGGAGGAGAGGCGGCCGCTACTGA